In a genomic window of Anoxybacter fermentans:
- a CDS encoding heavy metal translocating P-type ATPase yields the protein MNFPEIATKREVVQKIVYLKGLNCANCAAKIEKKVRDLEEVDDVIINIAEQKMYLRIFKTGVSKIMDQVRDIVTSLEPHIKVYENNDQREEDNDEDEMNFRYKIIQIGIGASFFVMALFLKLPIYIELSLFLISYLIIGGEVIFRAGQNIFKGQIFDENFLISIATIGAFIIREYPEAVAVMLFYQIGELFQDISVNRSRRSIRALLDIRPEYANIERNGELVKVKPEQIKIGDVIVVKPGERVPLDGIVIEGQSMVDTSALTGESVPRSVEVDDELLAGYINISGLLTLKVTRTFAESTVTKILDMVQNASSRKAPTEKFITKFARYYTPVVVFAALIIAVIPPLFIPGASFFDWLYRGLVFLVISCPCALVISIPLGYFGGIGSASRQGILIKGSNYLEALNQVKTIVFDKTGTLTQGVFKVSQIVPEENISEKDLLYYAALAETHSNHPIAKSILEYYGEPMHIEKSGEYKEIPGHGIEAIIDGKHILAGNEKLMQKHGINYNPQITEGTVVYVAVDGKYLGHIIIADKIKKDAKEAIYSLRRLGVRELIMLTGDRQEIGEKVAKELKLDRVYAELLPDEKVEKIEEMVQRRDFSGKLAFVGDGINDAPVLARADVGVAMGGLGSDAAIEAADVVLMTDEPSKLVKAIQIARKTRAIVWQNIIFALGVKGFVLFLGAMGHATMWEAVFADVGVALIAVFNALRIIRVD from the coding sequence ATGAATTTTCCAGAAATAGCAACAAAAAGAGAGGTTGTACAAAAGATCGTTTATTTAAAGGGATTAAATTGTGCCAATTGTGCAGCAAAAATTGAAAAGAAAGTACGTGATTTAGAAGAAGTAGATGATGTAATTATTAACATAGCAGAACAGAAGATGTATTTAAGAATTTTTAAAACCGGTGTTTCTAAAATTATGGACCAGGTTCGGGATATTGTGACTAGTTTAGAACCTCATATCAAAGTTTATGAAAATAATGATCAAAGAGAAGAAGACAATGACGAAGATGAAATGAATTTTAGATATAAAATAATTCAGATTGGGATTGGAGCAAGTTTTTTTGTTATGGCTCTTTTTCTGAAGCTTCCTATTTATATTGAATTATCTCTGTTTCTTATAAGTTATTTGATCATTGGTGGTGAAGTGATTTTTCGAGCTGGACAGAACATCTTTAAAGGTCAGATTTTTGATGAGAATTTTTTAATATCTATTGCTACCATTGGTGCTTTTATCATTCGAGAATATCCTGAGGCAGTAGCAGTTATGTTATTTTATCAAATCGGTGAACTCTTTCAAGATATATCTGTTAACCGTTCCCGCCGTTCTATCCGGGCATTACTGGATATTAGACCTGAATATGCCAATATTGAACGTAATGGTGAGTTGGTTAAAGTTAAACCAGAACAAATTAAAATTGGTGATGTAATCGTTGTTAAACCAGGTGAGCGGGTTCCATTGGACGGGATCGTTATTGAAGGTCAATCAATGGTTGATACCTCTGCTTTGACAGGAGAATCAGTACCCAGATCAGTCGAGGTTGATGATGAACTATTGGCTGGCTATATCAATATCAGCGGTCTTTTAACTCTTAAAGTAACCCGAACCTTTGCCGAATCTACAGTGACAAAAATTTTGGATATGGTTCAAAATGCCAGTTCACGAAAAGCTCCTACAGAAAAATTTATTACAAAATTTGCTCGCTATTATACTCCGGTTGTTGTTTTTGCAGCTCTGATAATTGCAGTTATTCCTCCACTTTTTATACCTGGGGCGTCCTTTTTTGATTGGCTTTATCGGGGATTGGTCTTTTTAGTTATTTCCTGTCCATGTGCACTGGTAATTTCTATTCCTCTTGGATATTTTGGTGGAATTGGGAGTGCATCCAGACAGGGGATTTTAATCAAAGGTAGTAATTATTTGGAAGCCTTAAATCAGGTCAAGACTATTGTCTTTGATAAGACTGGAACATTAACTCAAGGGGTATTTAAAGTATCTCAAATCGTACCTGAAGAAAATATTTCAGAAAAGGATTTACTTTATTATGCAGCATTGGCTGAAACTCATTCCAATCATCCTATAGCTAAGTCTATATTGGAGTATTATGGTGAACCGATGCATATTGAAAAAAGTGGAGAATATAAAGAAATTCCCGGTCATGGTATAGAGGCCATAATTGATGGTAAACACATTCTTGCTGGTAATGAAAAATTAATGCAAAAACATGGGATTAACTATAACCCTCAAATTACTGAGGGAACTGTTGTATATGTTGCAGTAGATGGTAAATATTTAGGTCATATTATAATTGCTGATAAAATCAAAAAGGATGCAAAAGAGGCAATTTATAGTTTACGTCGATTGGGTGTTCGTGAATTGATAATGTTAACAGGTGACCGACAGGAGATTGGTGAAAAAGTAGCAAAAGAATTAAAATTGGATAGGGTTTATGCAGAACTTTTGCCTGATGAAAAAGTAGAAAAAATAGAAGAGATGGTTCAGCGTAGAGATTTTTCTGGTAAGTTGGCCTTTGTTGGAGATGGAATCAATGATGCCCCTGTTCTTGCCAGAGCGGATGTGGGTGTAGCCATGGGAGGTTTAGGTTCAGATGCAGCCATAGAAGCAGCAGATGTTGTATTAATGACCGATGAACCTTCGAAATTGGTAAAGGCTATACAGATTGCTAGAAAAACCAGGGCCATTGTCTGGCAAAACATCATTTTTGCACTGGGTGTAAAAGGTTTTGTTCTCTTTTTAGGTGCTATGGGTCATGCTACTATGTGGGAAGCAGTATTTGCTGATGTAGGTGTGGCACTTATTGCTGTTTTCAATGCACTTCGTATAATTAGGGTAGATTAA
- a CDS encoding ArsR/SmtB family transcription factor, with translation MKDQEKQSRDDHTMDICTECKIHHDLLKKLDHKIDEETYQHLAEIFKTLSDPTRIKIIHALSQTELCVCDLAELLNMSQSAVSHQLRILRNHRLVKYRKEGRTVFYSLDDEHILLLFNQGLCHVMHG, from the coding sequence ATGAAAGATCAAGAGAAACAAAGTCGAGATGATCACACTATGGATATTTGTACAGAGTGTAAAATTCACCATGATTTGCTTAAGAAATTAGATCATAAGATTGATGAAGAAACCTATCAACATCTGGCAGAAATTTTTAAGACACTGAGTGATCCTACCCGGATAAAAATAATCCACGCTCTATCCCAGACGGAACTCTGTGTTTGTGATCTGGCAGAATTGTTGAATATGTCCCAATCGGCAGTTTCCCATCAGCTTAGAATTTTACGAAATCACCGATTAGTTAAATACCGCAAAGAAGGCAGGACTGTCTTTTATTCTCTCGATGATGAGCATATATTACTCCTCTTTAATCAGGGGCTCTGCCATGTTATGCACGGTTAG
- a CDS encoding TIGR04013 family B12-binding domain/radical SAM domain-containing protein, which translates to MKYAIVFRWMKNTKYSFVPLIASLEETKYIEEVDLLSIRKIKDLLKFDGKYQELIIAFSFMTFDLEKVLQDLKAIDELGLKTPYSIIAGGPHVSGDPESGKILGFDSIFIGDGEATIRQYCDDLLSGKRKRIYDGTIDPVDLNDYPPFATKRKKLMIPIEITRGCPFGCYYCAVSYLFGRKPRYREIEQILEYSRWAVKHGKVISRFISPNAFGFQSPNGIKPNIEALEKLLVGLKEIGIQECYFGTFPSEVRPESVTPEVLKLVRKYCDNKSLVIGVQSGSEKMLKKMGRRHSLESAEQAINLTREFGLTPMVDFIFGLPGELEEDRKATIAWMEKIRTKYGAIIHAHTFMPLVGSPWANLDPEPLDKGMLKILGQLSQKKELFGYWAKQQQLGEKIKHWREQGFITS; encoded by the coding sequence ATGAAATACGCAATTGTTTTTCGATGGATGAAAAATACTAAATATAGTTTTGTTCCATTAATTGCATCTCTAGAAGAAACTAAATATATTGAAGAGGTGGATCTTCTATCCATCCGCAAGATCAAGGATCTGCTTAAATTTGACGGTAAATATCAGGAACTGATTATAGCCTTTTCTTTTATGACCTTTGACTTAGAAAAGGTATTACAGGATCTTAAAGCTATTGATGAACTGGGGCTTAAAACTCCCTATAGCATTATTGCTGGTGGTCCACATGTTTCTGGTGATCCGGAGAGTGGAAAAATTCTGGGTTTTGACTCCATATTTATCGGAGATGGAGAAGCTACCATTCGCCAATATTGCGATGACCTCCTAAGTGGAAAAAGAAAAAGGATCTATGATGGAACCATAGATCCTGTAGATTTAAATGACTATCCACCTTTTGCCACTAAAAGAAAAAAACTTATGATTCCCATCGAAATTACCCGGGGATGTCCTTTTGGATGCTATTACTGTGCTGTCTCATATCTTTTCGGCCGAAAACCCCGTTACCGGGAAATTGAGCAGATTCTTGAGTATTCCCGCTGGGCTGTTAAGCATGGAAAGGTTATCTCCCGCTTTATTAGTCCAAATGCTTTTGGATTTCAATCTCCCAATGGAATTAAACCCAATATAGAAGCACTTGAAAAGTTGTTAGTGGGTTTAAAAGAAATTGGGATACAGGAATGCTATTTTGGTACATTTCCTTCAGAAGTTCGTCCAGAATCAGTAACCCCTGAAGTATTAAAATTAGTCCGGAAATACTGTGACAATAAATCTTTAGTAATCGGAGTCCAATCTGGATCTGAAAAAATGTTAAAAAAAATGGGTCGTAGGCATAGTCTTGAATCAGCAGAACAGGCTATCAACTTAACCCGAGAATTTGGATTGACGCCAATGGTAGATTTTATCTTTGGTTTACCTGGAGAACTGGAAGAAGATCGTAAAGCAACCATCGCCTGGATGGAAAAAATCCGCACCAAATATGGTGCTATTATTCATGCCCATACTTTTATGCCTCTTGTAGGATCACCCTGGGCCAACCTTGATCCCGAACCGCTGGATAAAGGCATGCTGAAAATCCTCGGTCAACTTTCACAAAAAAAAGAGCTCTTTGGTTATTGGGCCAAACAACAGCAACTGGGAGAAAAGATTAAACACTGGCGGGAGCAGGGATTTATCACATCCTAA
- a CDS encoding GNAT family N-acetyltransferase, whose protein sequence is MVQIREANEEDLDAILTLWEEFTQYLQKVEPDFFQLKTNAREIYQKRLKEQINLSNNLVIVVEDEGKLVGYHIASIRYPGEVFIQEPYGHISDLYLKADYRGIEIGRRLVQYTKKWLKERGISHLNVKTFTDNPGGVVFWEKNGFEKYEVTFKCNLKKF, encoded by the coding sequence ATGGTTCAAATTAGGGAGGCCAATGAAGAGGATCTTGATGCCATTCTCACTCTGTGGGAAGAGTTTACACAATATTTACAGAAAGTTGAGCCGGATTTTTTTCAACTTAAGACTAATGCCAGAGAAATATACCAGAAACGGCTTAAAGAACAGATAAATTTATCTAATAATCTAGTAATAGTGGTAGAAGATGAAGGAAAATTAGTAGGATATCATATTGCTTCTATCCGTTATCCGGGAGAGGTTTTTATACAAGAACCCTATGGGCATATAAGTGATTTATATTTAAAAGCAGATTATCGAGGAATAGAAATTGGAAGACGCCTGGTTCAATACACGAAAAAATGGTTAAAGGAACGGGGAATATCACATTTGAATGTTAAAACTTTTACTGATAATCCGGGAGGAGTGGTCTTTTGGGAGAAAAACGGGTTTGAAAAATATGAAGTTACATTTAAGTGCAATTTAAAAAAATTTTGA
- a CDS encoding ABC transporter substrate-binding protein encodes MKKIRVSILILLMVLFYALVVEASYPIKVIDDMGELTVIPEKPMRIVSLAPSHTEILFALGVGDRVVGRTDFCDYPEEVSDIPSVGGYSQPSLESIMAVEPDLVLASFGTSKELIDQLRNLGISVLGYNPETLDDVLKMIWEIGKVTGVEENAALLIENLKERIAAVKRLVKDADRPLVFWEVWHDPLYTAGPNTFINDLITLAGGRNLAADADSPWPVYSLEVLLAKNPDIYIATKDQWSDPGNISERPGYDQLKAVKNGRVYVINANNVNRPGPRLVDGLEELVKIIHPELF; translated from the coding sequence ATGAAAAAAATACGAGTTAGTATTTTAATATTATTAATGGTTCTTTTCTATGCTTTGGTAGTAGAAGCCAGTTATCCAATTAAAGTAATTGATGATATGGGTGAATTAACTGTCATTCCTGAAAAACCCATGCGAATTGTTTCTCTAGCTCCCAGCCATACGGAAATTCTCTTTGCTCTGGGTGTGGGTGATAGAGTTGTTGGTCGGACTGATTTTTGCGATTATCCCGAAGAGGTGTCCGATATTCCAAGTGTTGGGGGATATAGTCAGCCAAGCCTGGAATCGATAATGGCTGTAGAACCGGATCTGGTATTGGCTAGTTTTGGAACTTCTAAAGAGTTAATCGACCAATTGAGAAACCTGGGGATTTCTGTATTGGGTTACAATCCAGAGACTCTGGACGATGTCCTGAAGATGATTTGGGAAATTGGTAAAGTGACTGGTGTTGAGGAAAATGCTGCATTATTGATTGAGAATTTGAAAGAACGTATTGCAGCAGTAAAGAGACTGGTAAAAGATGCTGACCGTCCATTGGTTTTCTGGGAAGTGTGGCATGATCCATTATACACTGCTGGACCAAATACTTTTATTAATGATCTGATTACTCTGGCCGGTGGAAGAAATCTGGCTGCTGATGCAGATAGTCCATGGCCTGTTTATAGTCTGGAAGTTCTACTGGCCAAAAATCCTGATATTTATATTGCTACTAAAGATCAGTGGTCAGATCCAGGCAATATTTCTGAACGTCCCGGGTATGACCAGTTAAAAGCCGTAAAAAATGGTCGGGTTTATGTGATAAATGCTAATAATGTTAACCGTCCCGGGCCAAGGTTGGTTGATGGCCTGGAAGAATTGGTGAAAATAATTCACCCTGAATTATTTTAA
- a CDS encoding HD domain-containing phosphohydrolase, which translates to MFHLWEKFINNEELNTSIVREPIYESWVRCKICRIDPFSITGPKLSPGDLNLLLRDNAGLLQVATPMMEDLYQFIKGSRFVIILADREGYILKTLANSAIKGYLTRCNVIPGAYFSERYMGTNAIGTALYIDTPIQVRGEEHYLKIFHSWTGSAAPIHSPEGDIIGCLCIAGPADETHIHNLGMIVSTVNSIEKQFLIKNTIKELQELNSGLLDTLALVLDLKDNYTANHSFNVMNYSNQLAEKLNLSPEQKKELRYAALLHDIGKIGIPDSILNKPSRLTDSEYEFIKQHPVTGAKLLKKARFSPAIIAAVRHHHEYFDGRGYPDQITYKDIPLYARIITIADSFDAMTTYRVYRPPMTKEEAKEEIWLCRRKQFDPELAEIFLTCV; encoded by the coding sequence GTGTTTCATCTCTGGGAAAAATTTATAAATAATGAGGAGTTGAATACTTCTATAGTTCGCGAACCCATTTACGAATCATGGGTTCGATGTAAAATATGCAGAATCGATCCTTTTTCGATAACAGGACCTAAACTGTCACCTGGAGATTTAAATCTACTTTTACGGGATAATGCAGGATTACTGCAGGTAGCTACACCAATGATGGAAGATTTATATCAATTTATTAAAGGTTCACGCTTTGTGATTATTCTTGCAGACCGGGAAGGATATATACTTAAGACTTTAGCTAATTCTGCTATCAAAGGGTATCTGACTCGATGTAATGTTATTCCCGGTGCCTACTTTTCCGAACGATATATGGGAACAAATGCGATAGGAACAGCTCTGTACATAGATACTCCTATACAGGTTCGGGGAGAAGAACATTATCTAAAAATTTTCCATTCCTGGACAGGCTCTGCTGCTCCGATTCATTCACCAGAAGGTGATATTATAGGTTGTCTTTGTATTGCCGGTCCTGCTGATGAGACACATATTCATAATTTAGGGATGATTGTATCGACTGTAAATTCTATTGAAAAACAATTTCTTATAAAAAATACAATTAAAGAACTTCAGGAGTTGAATAGCGGCCTATTGGATACATTGGCTCTGGTCTTGGATTTAAAAGATAATTATACGGCTAATCATTCATTTAATGTAATGAATTATTCTAATCAGTTGGCGGAGAAGCTGAACTTATCACCTGAGCAAAAGAAAGAATTACGTTATGCTGCTTTACTTCATGATATCGGAAAAATTGGGATTCCTGATAGTATTTTAAATAAACCATCTCGTTTGACAGATTCCGAGTATGAATTTATTAAACAGCATCCGGTTACTGGTGCAAAGCTTCTTAAAAAAGCCCGGTTTTCACCTGCTATTATCGCTGCAGTTCGTCATCATCATGAATATTTTGATGGCAGAGGATATCCAGATCAGATTACATATAAAGATATTCCATTATACGCGCGGATTATCACTATTGCAGATTCTTTTGATGCTATGACGACTTATCGAGTTTATAGACCTCCAATGACCAAAGAAGAAGCAAAAGAGG